Proteins encoded by one window of Methanomassiliicoccaceae archaeon:
- a CDS encoding pseudouridine synthase codes for MVSPEDEDRGARLNKYISDSGVASRRAADRMIEEGRVTIDGRMAVLGDRVPSGADVRVDGEKISPETDDIILAFNKPVGITCTSNPEDPDNVIDFIGYPKRIYSVGRLDKDSEGLILMTNNGELADSIMHSSSGHEKEYIVTVDKDITDKFLRNMASGVPIMGGSHVTRKCFVELTGKREFRIILKQGLNRQIRRMCEQLDYTATGVRRIRIMNIEIGNMKVGRYRDLTKAERAELYRRLGL; via the coding sequence ATGGTTTCTCCCGAAGACGAAGACAGGGGCGCGCGCCTGAACAAATATATCAGCGACTCGGGAGTTGCTTCGAGACGTGCTGCAGACCGCATGATCGAAGAAGGACGCGTTACCATCGATGGTCGGATGGCCGTGCTCGGAGACCGTGTTCCCTCCGGGGCAGATGTAAGAGTGGACGGCGAGAAGATATCGCCCGAAACAGATGATATCATTCTTGCCTTCAACAAGCCTGTCGGTATAACCTGCACATCAAATCCGGAAGATCCAGACAATGTAATCGATTTTATCGGATATCCAAAGCGCATATATTCGGTCGGACGTCTCGATAAGGATTCAGAGGGTTTGATCCTTATGACCAACAACGGCGAACTGGCAGACAGTATAATGCATTCCAGCAGCGGTCATGAGAAAGAATATATTGTTACCGTAGACAAGGATATCACAGATAAATTCCTCAGGAACATGGCATCGGGAGTACCCATCATGGGAGGTAGCCACGTAACCAGGAAATGCTTCGTGGAACTCACCGGCAAGAGGGAGTTCCGCATAATACTGAAACAGGGGCTCAACCGTCAGATACGTAGGATGTGTGAACAGCTGGATTATACTGCGACAGGCGTAAGACGCATCAGGATAATGAATATAGAGATCGGGAATATGAAGGTCGGCCGTTACAGGGACCTGACAAAAGCCGAGCGTGCCGAGCTCTACAGGCGGCTGGGTCTTTGA
- a CDS encoding CbiX/SirB N-terminal domain-containing protein, producing the protein MKKGILFIGHGSRLNHNREAIEAQANALKERTGIPVWTAYNETTAPLVDAVAEEMVGSGIEEIIAIPFFIASGLHITRDIPRKLNIPEGSSGGKTIIAGKKVTVHLEQPFGDDPNLTDILEERISDLCREKECSIVVIGHGSRLQYNREVVKANAERLTERGYENVYYGFNEFNDPSIEAAMSVAVGSGAQDIAVLPLFIASGAHLAEEIPEKLGIPMNSYGGVSDLYGREVNIYYAMPVGDDPRLVEVLVKKLEKYGI; encoded by the coding sequence ATGAAAAAAGGGATATTGTTCATAGGTCACGGATCGAGGCTGAACCACAACAGGGAGGCGATCGAAGCCCAGGCCAACGCGCTGAAGGAACGAACAGGCATACCTGTATGGACCGCTTATAACGAAACCACTGCACCATTGGTAGATGCGGTAGCCGAAGAAATGGTAGGCTCCGGGATAGAGGAGATCATCGCGATCCCTTTTTTCATAGCCTCCGGACTACACATAACAAGGGACATACCCAGGAAGCTGAATATACCGGAGGGTTCGTCCGGCGGAAAAACGATTATCGCAGGCAAGAAAGTGACAGTTCACTTAGAACAGCCGTTCGGCGACGACCCTAATCTGACAGATATTTTAGAAGAGAGAATCAGTGACCTTTGCCGGGAAAAAGAATGTTCCATCGTCGTGATCGGTCACGGCTCCAGGCTTCAGTACAACAGGGAGGTGGTTAAAGCCAATGCCGAGAGACTGACCGAAAGAGGCTACGAAAATGTATATTATGGATTCAACGAATTCAACGACCCGTCTATCGAAGCAGCGATGTCCGTCGCAGTAGGGTCTGGAGCACAGGATATTGCGGTACTTCCGCTTTTTATAGCCTCGGGGGCGCATCTTGCCGAGGAAATACCTGAAAAATTGGGAATCCCGATGAACAGCTACGGCGGCGTCAGCGACCTGTACGGCCGAGAGGTCAACATCTATTATGCCATGCCTGTTGGGGATGACCCCCGCCTTGTAGAAGTGCTCGTAAAGAAACTGGAAAAATACGGAATATGA
- a CDS encoding pirin family protein — translation MGLFRKKASGAVLRYVDFDSHWDTEDPFIFASHHRDSYPKGNLQQAPPLDMIGWRDLGHDYKKHGGFRMYHGKVVPGFPMHAHWGFETFTVAEIGYIDTFDTEGNQSRFGFGDAQWVTASSKYQHCEMYPLAFQDRPNPNDITQIMINLPLEMKGSINRVDMIWSNSINTLDHEDDQGRKTKTIVYAGTYGGATTPVPNPDSWAADPEHGVKIIQFYMSPGAEIIIPPSSDRVSRNLYFISGSNADVGGFTADAGYRIKLRPDIEIPVKNGEVESRMWLLEGVPIKQKMSSYGPAVLKNDKAVREALKDIRKDEYETWPWNIIDKTQPLGAPRFIMYADGRGEYPDGKPEGFEPSEKRSVHSKE, via the coding sequence ATGGGCCTGTTCAGAAAAAAGGCATCCGGGGCCGTTCTCAGGTACGTAGACTTCGACTCGCACTGGGACACAGAAGATCCGTTCATATTCGCTTCCCATCACCGGGACAGCTATCCTAAGGGCAACTTGCAACAAGCCCCGCCGTTAGATATGATCGGCTGGAGAGATCTGGGCCACGATTACAAAAAACATGGCGGATTCCGCATGTACCACGGCAAAGTGGTTCCCGGGTTTCCCATGCATGCACACTGGGGGTTTGAAACGTTCACTGTCGCCGAAATCGGTTACATCGATACTTTCGATACCGAAGGCAACCAATCAAGGTTCGGTTTCGGAGATGCGCAATGGGTTACTGCCTCGAGCAAATATCAACACTGTGAAATGTATCCCTTGGCTTTCCAAGACCGCCCCAACCCAAATGACATTACCCAGATTATGATAAACCTTCCACTGGAAATGAAGGGGTCTATAAATAGGGTCGATATGATTTGGTCCAATAGTATTAATACCCTGGATCATGAGGACGATCAAGGTAGGAAAACAAAGACAATTGTATATGCTGGCACATATGGGGGAGCCACCACTCCGGTGCCTAACCCCGACTCATGGGCTGCAGACCCGGAGCACGGAGTTAAAATCATACAGTTCTATATGAGCCCGGGGGCGGAAATCATCATTCCTCCATCCTCCGATAGGGTCTCCCGCAACTTGTACTTTATCTCGGGCAGCAACGCAGACGTCGGCGGATTTACAGCGGATGCCGGTTACCGCATTAAATTGCGGCCCGATATCGAAATTCCGGTTAAAAACGGTGAAGTTGAATCACGCATGTGGCTTCTCGAGGGAGTCCCGATCAAACAAAAAATGTCTTCCTATGGACCGGCCGTTCTCAAGAACGACAAGGCTGTACGCGAGGCTTTGAAAGACATCCGGAAGGATGAGTATGAGACTTGGCCTTGGAACATTATCGATAAAACCCAGCCGCTGGGCGCCCCAAGATTCATCATGTATGCGGACGGTCGCGGAGAGTACCCCGATGGGAAGCCTGAAGGATTCGAGCCTTCGGAAAAAAGATCGGTTCATAGCAAAGAATAA
- a CDS encoding cobyrinate a,c-diamide synthase: MKGVVIAGTGSGVGKTSITTGILSRLSKDYRVQAFKAGPDFIDPMYHTLASGRRSRNLDSFMMDDDTIRNIVGYASKDADICIVEGVRGLYEGFSAESDVGSTARLAKALGFPVVLTIDVRSLNRSVAAIVNGFAAFDPEVNIKGLILNNISGSQHETKLDEVMGRYCEQEVIGKVRKMSERPTKERYLGLVTPNSKERPDIAPFYEMAEGVDLDRLMEIAESSDTELPQECPYVRRETGLSAAIPIDDSFCFYYRENIECLEASGVRIKEFAPTEGESLPDADIYYMGGGYPELHAEDISSNTDFLEGIRNASEEGKPILGECGGLLSMCRTLKDSNGRLHKMAGIFDARAEMTGIRHGPTYVMAKATPANPLFTSEVRAHEYHYSDVFLEHEAKLGYSLSRGAGIADGMDGLVRKSTLGTYMHQHALSTGDWASGFISRCV; encoded by the coding sequence ATGAAAGGCGTGGTGATAGCCGGTACAGGAAGTGGTGTCGGAAAGACTTCGATAACCACTGGTATTTTATCCAGGCTTTCGAAGGACTATAGAGTTCAGGCCTTCAAGGCCGGTCCGGACTTTATCGATCCGATGTACCACACATTGGCTTCCGGCAGAAGATCCAGAAATCTCGACTCTTTTATGATGGACGATGACACGATCCGGAACATAGTCGGATATGCTTCCAAGGATGCGGATATCTGCATCGTCGAAGGGGTCAGGGGATTGTACGAGGGTTTTTCGGCAGAATCGGACGTAGGCTCCACGGCCAGGCTGGCCAAGGCCCTGGGGTTTCCCGTGGTCTTGACTATCGATGTCAGATCTCTGAACAGGAGCGTTGCCGCAATTGTAAATGGTTTTGCGGCCTTCGACCCGGAAGTTAATATCAAGGGCCTGATACTCAACAACATTTCCGGTTCGCAGCACGAGACGAAGCTCGACGAGGTCATGGGCAGATATTGCGAACAAGAGGTCATTGGAAAGGTGCGCAAAATGTCCGAGAGGCCCACGAAAGAAAGATATTTGGGCCTTGTAACTCCGAATTCGAAGGAGAGGCCCGATATCGCCCCCTTTTATGAGATGGCCGAGGGCGTGGACCTGGACAGATTGATGGAAATCGCCGAATCTTCCGATACAGAGCTTCCGCAGGAATGCCCCTATGTCCGCAGGGAGACAGGGCTGAGCGCAGCAATTCCTATTGATGATTCGTTCTGTTTTTATTATAGGGAGAACATAGAATGCCTTGAGGCCTCCGGCGTCAGGATAAAGGAGTTCGCGCCCACCGAGGGGGAATCCCTTCCGGATGCGGATATCTACTATATGGGAGGGGGATATCCCGAGCTTCATGCCGAAGACATCTCCTCCAACACCGATTTCTTGGAAGGGATCAGGAACGCTTCCGAAGAAGGGAAGCCCATCTTGGGGGAATGCGGAGGATTGCTCTCGATGTGCCGGACCCTCAAGGATTCCAATGGTCGCCTGCACAAGATGGCAGGCATATTCGATGCCAGGGCAGAAATGACCGGAATCAGGCACGGCCCTACGTACGTAATGGCCAAGGCGACGCCGGCGAATCCTCTCTTCACATCAGAAGTGCGGGCCCACGAGTATCATTATTCTGACGTTTTCTTGGAGCATGAGGCGAAGCTCGGTTACAGCCTATCACGCGGAGCAGGCATAGCGGATGGAATGGACGGGCTCGTCCGCAAAAGCACATTGGGAACCTACATGCATCAGCATGCACTGTCCACCGGAGACTGGGCCTCCGGTTTCATCTCCAGGTGCGTGTGA
- a CDS encoding ABC transporter ATP-binding protein, with amino-acid sequence MPLFCTEGLFFKYEGGHGNALADVNITIRDGVRTVLMGANGAGKSTFFYHLNGVLKPTKGKIYYRGEKMPHRGKALRNLRSEVAVMLQDPNDQLFAPKVSDDIAFGPKNLGLDAQMVDERVKEALYLTGIESLRNRSVMQLSYGQKKRVVLAGALAMHPKVLIMDEPTAGLDPQMSKELIELADELHHVGTTVIFSTHDVDLSYSWADEIHVLRGGRNIYSGDSEGFYDNTSDVYLSGLVEPAMYDMNINMSELIGDPAEPYPKTLPQLVAKAMPSENPGTVHIFPVDGNVDPDGFSSLISSTGSSATGVYGTKARKSVQMSKLPIDYFFGADEGCILESMHGNDTLICCDKVLTDLLISKISRISKFGTDIPYSLL; translated from the coding sequence GTGCCGTTGTTCTGTACCGAGGGGCTGTTTTTCAAATACGAGGGAGGGCACGGAAATGCTCTGGCAGATGTTAACATCACGATCAGAGACGGTGTAAGGACGGTTTTAATGGGTGCGAACGGCGCGGGGAAATCTACATTTTTCTATCATTTGAACGGAGTCCTTAAGCCAACCAAGGGAAAAATTTACTACCGCGGCGAAAAGATGCCTCACCGCGGAAAGGCGCTCAGGAATCTGCGTTCTGAGGTTGCAGTTATGTTGCAGGACCCCAACGACCAGCTTTTCGCTCCAAAAGTATCTGACGACATAGCGTTCGGCCCGAAAAACTTGGGCCTGGACGCTCAGATGGTGGACGAAAGGGTCAAGGAGGCCCTCTATTTGACGGGCATCGAGTCCCTTAGGAACCGTAGCGTGATGCAACTATCCTATGGCCAGAAGAAGAGGGTCGTCCTCGCAGGGGCGCTGGCCATGCACCCCAAGGTATTGATAATGGACGAGCCCACTGCAGGTCTAGATCCTCAGATGTCCAAAGAACTTATCGAGCTCGCGGACGAGCTCCATCATGTCGGAACCACTGTGATATTTTCCACTCACGATGTCGACCTTTCATATTCCTGGGCAGATGAGATACATGTGCTCAGAGGCGGACGCAACATCTATTCAGGGGACTCGGAAGGTTTCTATGATAATACTTCGGACGTTTATCTTTCGGGGCTTGTCGAGCCGGCTATGTACGATATGAACATTAATATGTCCGAACTTATCGGAGACCCCGCGGAACCCTATCCCAAAACACTGCCGCAACTGGTTGCAAAGGCAATGCCATCCGAGAATCCGGGAACCGTGCACATATTTCCTGTGGATGGGAATGTGGACCCGGACGGGTTCTCTTCTCTGATATCCAGTACCGGCAGTTCTGCAACAGGCGTTTATGGTACAAAGGCAAGAAAGTCAGTGCAAATGTCGAAATTACCGATAGATTATTTTTTCGGGGCCGATGAGGGATGTATACTGGAGTCAATGCATGGCAACGATACGCTGATATGCTGCGACAAGGTGCTGACCGATCTTCTAATATCAAAGATAAGTCGCATATCCAAATTTGGGACAGATATACCTTATTCTTTGCTATGA
- a CDS encoding nitrogenase iron protein NifH, which translates to MRRIAIYGKGGIGKSTVSSNVSEAFAEMGHRVIQIGCDPKADSTKLLMGGHSPATVLDQIRDGNMKLSDSVHDTGRGVFCVECGGPRPGMGCAGRGIIAAFNQLELLDMIGNYRPDIVVYDVLGDVVCGGFAMPIRNGYSRNVFVVTSGEMMSLYAADNIRQAVNGFADDGYAEFSGLIQNSRGIERENEIIDKAAHEMGTDVIYRLPRDREVQKGEAVGRTVIRNAPDSDMAENYRRLANEIFRRSDDSEGGLKLEKKK; encoded by the coding sequence TTGCGCAGAATTGCTATATACGGAAAGGGCGGAATAGGCAAGTCTACCGTGTCTTCCAACGTCAGCGAGGCCTTTGCCGAGATGGGGCATAGGGTCATTCAGATCGGTTGCGATCCGAAGGCGGATTCCACCAAATTACTGATGGGCGGACATTCGCCCGCAACAGTATTGGATCAGATAAGGGACGGGAACATGAAACTTTCCGACTCGGTACATGACACCGGGCGCGGTGTATTCTGCGTTGAATGCGGAGGTCCCAGGCCAGGAATGGGGTGCGCCGGACGAGGGATCATTGCAGCGTTCAACCAGCTGGAACTTCTGGATATGATTGGGAATTACAGGCCTGACATAGTAGTCTATGATGTTTTGGGGGATGTTGTTTGCGGGGGATTCGCAATGCCCATCCGCAATGGATACTCAAGAAACGTATTCGTAGTGACCTCGGGAGAGATGATGTCGCTCTACGCGGCAGACAATATACGTCAGGCGGTGAACGGATTTGCCGATGACGGGTATGCCGAATTCTCTGGTCTCATACAAAATTCGCGCGGAATCGAGCGTGAAAACGAAATAATCGACAAGGCCGCCCATGAGATGGGTACAGATGTCATATACCGTCTGCCGAGGGACCGGGAAGTACAGAAAGGCGAGGCCGTCGGACGCACGGTCATAAGGAATGCCCCGGACTCCGATATGGCTGAAAATTACAGAAGACTTGCAAATGAGATATTTCGCCGTTCGGACGATTCTGAGGGCGGATTGAAATTAGAAAAAAAGAAATGA
- the cfbD gene encoding Ni-sirohydrochlorin a,c-diamide reductive cyclase catalytic subunit — translation MKIIHPRPNPIVAAMYTLRDMDVDVILLHGPSGCGFMASGSLEQAGVRVITSALSETDLIFGGSEQLVDTLRAAYEMFHPHYIAVVGTCASMIIGEDMASSIKRAGIESIVFPVESHGCMMDNTAGAIKALEAGHDAGIISAEETQRQIGLMKAATEMERNRGLASKVYLKPSSGATKLSVCRKICEVLSSGGKVAVVMNAKKELAYRFSDIFLAMDEARRTLGGSTFFVSNTDVEKGLPRVRKYSEDIMSQLKENNVSIDSVVGGLDEYAVIGGLMKEEVNGFGPDLTVIVGICHAYPGIGEDDILITDQPRQLSNYINAGFHNSVGEISSHSMVMGVDRIITMETAETLRELIRGE, via the coding sequence TTGAAGATAATACACCCGCGTCCCAATCCGATAGTTGCGGCAATGTACACTCTCAGGGACATGGACGTCGATGTTATCCTGCTTCATGGGCCGTCAGGTTGTGGATTTATGGCTTCAGGGTCACTGGAGCAGGCCGGCGTCAGAGTGATTACCTCCGCATTATCGGAAACAGACCTTATTTTTGGAGGTTCGGAGCAGCTGGTAGATACGCTGAGGGCCGCGTATGAGATGTTCCATCCACATTACATCGCAGTCGTTGGCACATGTGCCAGTATGATAATCGGAGAAGATATGGCATCTTCGATTAAAAGGGCCGGGATCGAAAGTATTGTTTTTCCGGTGGAATCACACGGATGCATGATGGACAATACCGCAGGAGCGATCAAGGCATTGGAGGCCGGTCACGATGCCGGAATAATATCTGCTGAGGAAACCCAGCGTCAGATAGGACTTATGAAAGCGGCGACCGAGATGGAGAGGAACAGAGGTCTCGCCAGTAAGGTCTATCTGAAGCCCTCCTCCGGTGCCACCAAGCTCAGCGTATGCAGGAAGATATGTGAGGTTCTTTCTTCCGGGGGAAAGGTAGCGGTCGTAATGAATGCCAAGAAGGAGCTGGCATACCGTTTTTCAGACATTTTTCTTGCCATGGATGAAGCACGCAGGACGCTGGGGGGCAGTACATTCTTTGTGTCCAACACAGATGTCGAAAAAGGTCTGCCGAGGGTTCGCAAATACTCTGAGGATATAATGTCCCAGCTTAAAGAAAATAATGTTTCTATAGATTCTGTGGTGGGCGGGCTCGATGAATATGCGGTCATCGGCGGACTTATGAAAGAGGAAGTGAACGGGTTCGGCCCCGACCTTACGGTCATCGTAGGAATATGCCATGCATATCCTGGTATCGGAGAGGACGATATACTGATCACAGATCAGCCCAGGCAACTCTCCAATTACATAAATGCCGGATTTCACAATTCTGTCGGAGAGATATCATCGCATTCCATGGTGATGGGGGTCGACAGGATAATAACGATGGAGACCGCCGAGACATTGAGGGAGCTCATAAGGGGGGAGTAA
- a CDS encoding Hsp70 family protein has protein sequence MKEDYCIGIDLGTTYSCLAYIDGEGNPVVEKNFEQEDTTPSVVLFNENGEIIVGSPAKDMAVMYPANRTIASVKRQMGTDYKVNIDGDVYTPVTLSAAILKKMINDFNEAHGCDVKKAVITCPAYFGQNERDSTKYAGKIAGLEDVTIINEPTAAAISFGYGGDGSKKRVIVYDLGGGTFDVTILEIEGNSFTAVATDGERLLGGKDWDKALASLIKNKVSQSSGISIEEIEEDKDAAVMLDLDAESIKKRLTTAESTRGTLIIGGIKTVYSVTRGEFESITAPLLNRTLEIIDSVLASKAFTLDDIDDIILVGGSSRMPQIKNGISAKYPSAKVRLFDPDRSIAKGAAIFARSKELNYSDKVDAQKLTVKNVLSKTFGIRVDFNGKEMISNIIYRNETLPIESIKLYYPIEDGQPSVLVEIFENSTLRSDNVLRTELIDGNSVGEFEMALPDGITINTPIKVTFRAADDGTITAEVECMSQVKKYNLKSDLSITESEVETSQGLIERVTKV, from the coding sequence ATGAAAGAAGACTATTGCATAGGTATCGACCTAGGTACCACTTACTCATGCCTCGCATACATAGACGGAGAAGGAAACCCGGTCGTTGAAAAGAACTTCGAGCAGGAAGATACTACACCCTCCGTCGTACTTTTCAACGAGAACGGCGAGATAATCGTCGGCTCTCCCGCAAAGGACATGGCCGTCATGTATCCGGCCAACAGGACGATCGCATCTGTGAAAAGACAGATGGGCACAGACTATAAAGTGAACATCGACGGCGACGTGTACACTCCGGTAACTCTTTCGGCGGCCATCCTAAAAAAGATGATCAACGACTTCAACGAAGCTCATGGATGCGATGTGAAGAAGGCCGTCATAACCTGCCCCGCATATTTCGGTCAGAATGAAAGGGACTCCACCAAGTACGCAGGGAAGATCGCAGGGCTTGAGGACGTTACAATAATCAACGAGCCTACCGCCGCCGCCATATCCTTCGGCTACGGAGGGGACGGAAGCAAGAAAAGGGTCATCGTATACGACCTGGGAGGGGGGACGTTCGACGTTACCATACTCGAAATCGAGGGCAACTCCTTCACTGCCGTCGCAACGGACGGAGAGCGCCTGCTGGGAGGCAAGGACTGGGACAAGGCGCTGGCCTCATTGATAAAAAACAAAGTGTCACAGTCTTCCGGAATTTCCATAGAGGAAATCGAAGAGGACAAAGATGCGGCAGTGATGCTGGACCTCGACGCCGAATCCATCAAGAAGAGATTGACCACCGCCGAGTCGACAAGGGGAACACTTATAATAGGGGGCATAAAGACAGTATATTCCGTCACAAGAGGGGAATTCGAAAGCATCACCGCCCCGCTCCTGAACAGGACGCTTGAAATTATTGACAGTGTGCTCGCATCCAAAGCGTTCACGTTGGACGATATAGATGACATAATCCTTGTAGGCGGTTCTTCCAGGATGCCCCAGATAAAGAACGGCATCTCGGCGAAATATCCGAGTGCCAAGGTCAGGCTGTTCGACCCCGACAGGTCCATAGCCAAGGGCGCGGCTATTTTCGCAAGGTCCAAGGAGCTTAACTACTCGGACAAGGTCGATGCTCAGAAACTCACGGTGAAGAATGTTTTGAGCAAAACGTTCGGCATCAGAGTCGACTTCAACGGCAAAGAAATGATTTCGAACATCATCTACAGGAACGAGACCCTGCCGATAGAGAGTATAAAACTTTACTATCCGATCGAAGACGGGCAACCTTCCGTGCTGGTAGAGATATTCGAAAATTCCACGCTGCGCTCTGACAATGTTCTCAGGACCGAGCTTATCGACGGCAATTCCGTCGGAGAGTTCGAAATGGCTCTGCCTGATGGCATAACTATCAACACGCCTATCAAGGTCACCTTCAGGGCTGCCGACGATGGTACGATAACAGCTGAGGTAGAATGCATGAGCCAGGTCAAAAAATATAACTTGAAGAGCGACCTGAGCATCACCGAAAGCGAAGTGGAAACGTCACAGGGGCTAATTGAAAGGGTCACAAAGGTATGA
- the cfbE gene encoding coenzyme F430 synthase, which translates to MKILILDTVHGGGIIADKYPKKGDDVTCVDVYRVTTTDEINRLMRKGYIVSTEVPEGEYDTVLMPIHCSDSFLKGVTFRKRIFFSQSVGELIDDHRFRIEVTGVKGKTSSCCLLAHVLTAAGRKVLVQTSRGRGRWADGILEVEEKISIAPPSMLTLPDGDYDIVICEVSLGGSGKADISCITNLIEDYPIAAGTRNASEGKMSILNKETNIVPKDEIEFWRGYGIGRVIGYGGRVKVLGKPKLGEIVKVQVDYGKGFEVHLKKSYLALEYIDAMEMALEVCERMGIPESYVKDGLSSFIGVPGRGEISLSDGRWTVTERNPGISADSVERTFSTLKEMNSLNCAVAVLNPVNKKVCCKIDVDAIKKVAAEYNVIMFITDGSGTMPAIPESTGPVIIFVKEGYT; encoded by the coding sequence ATGAAGATATTGATATTGGATACGGTTCACGGCGGTGGCATCATCGCCGATAAATACCCAAAAAAGGGAGACGACGTGACATGCGTCGATGTCTATAGGGTTACTACGACAGACGAGATAAACCGCCTGATGAGGAAAGGCTATATCGTATCCACGGAAGTCCCCGAGGGAGAGTATGATACGGTACTGATGCCGATACACTGTTCCGACAGTTTCCTCAAAGGAGTGACATTCAGGAAAAGAATATTTTTCAGTCAGTCTGTCGGCGAACTGATCGATGACCATAGGTTTAGGATAGAGGTCACAGGTGTTAAAGGAAAGACAAGCTCCTGTTGTCTTCTGGCTCACGTCCTCACGGCGGCCGGAAGAAAGGTTCTTGTTCAGACATCGAGGGGCAGAGGCAGATGGGCCGATGGCATACTCGAGGTAGAAGAAAAGATCAGTATAGCTCCGCCGTCGATGCTAACTTTGCCGGACGGCGATTATGATATCGTAATATGCGAAGTTTCTTTAGGCGGGTCCGGGAAGGCCGACATATCCTGTATCACAAACCTGATAGAAGATTATCCGATAGCGGCCGGAACGAGGAATGCGTCCGAAGGCAAGATGTCGATATTGAACAAGGAAACAAATATCGTTCCGAAAGATGAGATCGAATTCTGGAGAGGTTATGGGATCGGGAGAGTTATCGGATACGGCGGAAGAGTCAAGGTCCTTGGGAAACCGAAGCTCGGAGAGATCGTCAAGGTACAGGTCGATTACGGTAAAGGATTTGAAGTTCATTTAAAAAAAAGTTATCTGGCACTCGAATACATCGATGCCATGGAAATGGCGCTTGAGGTATGTGAGAGGATGGGAATTCCAGAATCATATGTAAAAGACGGGCTGTCATCCTTTATCGGCGTGCCGGGTAGAGGAGAAATATCCTTGTCTGATGGAAGGTGGACCGTAACTGAACGTAATCCCGGTATATCCGCAGATTCCGTGGAACGTACTTTTTCAACGTTGAAAGAGATGAATTCGCTGAATTGTGCCGTTGCCGTTTTAAATCCGGTAAACAAAAAAGTATGTTGCAAGATAGACGTAGACGCAATAAAAAAAGTAGCTGCTGAGTACAACGTCATTATGTTCATAACCGACGGATCTGGAACAATGCCGGCAATTCCCGAATCAACCGGACCTGTGATTATTTTTGTAAAGGAAGGTTACACTTGA